In Astatotilapia calliptera chromosome 23, fAstCal1.2, whole genome shotgun sequence, a genomic segment contains:
- the nhsa gene encoding Nance-Horan syndrome protein isoform X2, producing the protein MPFAKRIVEPQLLCRYQVPNEEGLVFEDLVSISNVALSRTLRQLSDLAKHAYSIFQELENELTTTNQRVRGLQGRIGQLQQTCSELDPKQEAVPVSNLDVESKLTAHYQAPWHQQRNVFHPSTRPECVEELHRQAKTSLWALHRDHQRRRSGSRERRVTIAISPVPPMPMCPPPQRGTNLTTEPERHFRDATTQLAQAAPSDPDSDGVALGHRSKFPIPNIPSTLDKQTNWSKALPLPTPEERMKSNSQVITSCVIPINVTGVGFDRDASVRCSLVHSQSLLQRRRKLRRRRTVAGVPRQVQRDLDSDDSPGSRERTVIVHASADITPSMQEFASHLNTRDSGCQTEDFLISGAPSRRRIRLQRGQGVSLSLSHSAGNISSLPETSDAMFSASVGAHLRSRSLPRDTSRMLDNGHNDSDDEEDLSPFDTEGFLTGSRKLTLKDEEESTDDQAMSEHQLGSLKYKQLSQSPERSWMERTRSHLPRKADMGSCEISSSSDTFSSPMHSISAAAVLGGQIDHKEDHQSSSGNWSGSSSTCPSQTSETIPPAASPPLTGSSHCDSELSLNAATHTNDDQTGFLLDHYQGLRTQRAGSFSSTAMDILEEVGVSNPIEGEWSYPNPEPPGSQGFSPEPSREAESSLGCPSFTSMATCESSFSDKPPSEKADTVSHYSVDNEGYYTSMHFDCGLKGSQSFTYNNYAPSGTDCGLSDSSGHMTLGRRCLSLKKPKVKPSPPKRSSSLRKICSEGNIPIKKEPKITCGQQLHLSAKERKLQLALSGSLAHTENSSLVRETRVGWGVEGSADLPDLVSTDTHSFKDEGVLQSDYADLWLLNDLKSTDPYRSLSNSSTATGTTVIECIKSQDSSESQTSQSGSRATTPSLPSVEEDFKLISPEKLAGLASPSSGYSSQSETPTSSFPSTFFPGPLSPSSGKRKPKVPERKSSLSSLSLQSLSSRDGATSKRDLELPIIPPSHLDLSALHSVNNKATAYKTQMQILHQNKQKAAVSAKPIVPHNPEVFNAYCLSITPTVLNSVHLRSISKEQHENHTTSKFQYPTVNSPSKLSTSKSLELKSPALYNSHHHHLHLSSKESGVFTSNEELTSGRSACETETRNEPEQEAPAKCVTTVRLQSDSCLNQKGPEVPEQTRSQERETCRELPETPACLGDFSSQSETLQQQHSEEEEEAYPPPPPPVLHSSPNRPSSQDKVPATDSQLETLQSSPISNEDSKEMDSLGESSECISQESKESMPDMEDYFSKDSTLSDSTLSSVHDESRPEDDTVFLSPTKSRTTEDLFAMIHRSKRKVLGRKDSAELGVRNRLGGASGNTPPNSTASSPISVASPSSAVTPPGLHRVPGPIYRNAKKSSTSNEEFKLLLLKKGSRSDTSYRMSATEILKSPITPKSLGDTLMESPIHPDDNTFPQQQPQSGQDHLSSPYLKTNAEGFSPKSFHTSAASRQGRSRIPPPANSSRYSMRSRLYSTPMQAISEGETENSDGSPHDDHSSQGST; encoded by the exons CGGTATCTAACCTGGATGTGGAGAGTAAGCTGACAGCACACTACCAAGCTCCCTGGCATCAGCAGAGGAACGTTTTCCATCCCTCTACGCGGCCAGAATGTGTGGAAGAGCTCCACAGGCAAGCCAAAACCAGCCTGTGGGCCCTGCACCGAG ATCACCAGAGGAGACGATCGGGCAGCAGGGAGCGGAGAGTTACCATCGCAATCTCGCCGGTGCCCCCAATGCCGATGTGTCCCCCCCCTCAGAGGGGAACAAATTTAACAACG GAGCCAGAGAGGCATTTTAGAGATGCAACGACACAGTTAGCACAG GctgcgccctctgaccccgacTCTGACGGGGTGGCTCTAGGTCACCGGTCTAAGTTTCCCATCCCTAACATCCCCTCCACCCTGGACAAGCAGACTAACTGGTCTAAAGCTCTGCCGCTGCCCACTCCAGAAGAGAGAATGAAAAGCAATTCCCAAGTCATCACCTCATGTGTCATCCCCATTAATGTGACCG GGGTTGGCTTTGACAGAGATGCTAGTGTGCGTTGCTCGCTCGTTCACTCGCAGTCTTTGCTTCAGAGGAGACGGAAGCTGAGGAGACGGAGGACTGTTGCCGGCGTTCCGAGACAGGTGCAGCGAGACTTAG attctgatgaCTCTCCTGGCTCCAGAGAGCGGACAGTGATAGTTCACGCCAGTGCAGATATCACCCCTTCCATGCAAGAGTTTGCCAGCCATCTCAACACCAGAGACTCGGGTTGTCAGACAGAAGACTTTTTGATCTCAGGAGCACCATCTCGAAGGAGGATCAGGCTCCAGAGAGGCCAGGGagtctccctctccctctcacaTTCTGCAGGAAACATCTCCTCCCTCCCTGAGACCTCGGACGCCATGTTCAGTGCCTCCGTTGGAGCACACCTGCGTTCTCGGAGTCTGCCCCGAGACACCAGCCGAATGTTGGACAACGGACATAACGACAGCGACGATGAGGAGGACCTTTCCCCCTTCGACACTGAGGGGTTTCTGACTGGCTCTAGGAAGTTGACTCTGAAGGATGAAGAGGAGAGTACTGATGACCAGGCCATGTCTGAACACCAGCTAGGAAGCCTTAAGTACAAGCAGCTGTCACAGAGTCCGGAGCGCAGCTGGATGGAACGGACCAGATCTCACCTGCCTAGAAAAGCTGACATGGGCAGCTGTGAGATCTCATCTAGCTCGGACACCTTCAGCAGCCCTATGCACTCCATCTCTGCTGCAGCAGTGCTGGGAGGCCAGATAGACCATAAGGAGGACCACCAGTCCTCCAGCGGGAACTGGAGCGGGAGCAGTTCCACATGCCCCTCCCAGACATCAGAAACAATCCCTCCTGCCGCATCTCCACCTCTGACCGGCTCCTCCCACTGTGACTCTGAGCTCTCTTTAAACGCTGCCACTCATACTAACGATGACCAGACAGGCTTCTTGCTGGACCACTATCAGGGCCTCAGGACCCAAAGAGCAGGCTCCTTCTCCTCCACAGCTATGGACATATTAGAAGAAGTTGGTGTCAGCAATCCCATCGAGGGGGAGTGGAGTTACCCCAATCCAGAGCCTCCGGGGTCACAGGGCTTCAGCCCCGAGCCAAGCAGAGAGGCTGAGAGCAGTCTGGGCTGCCCCAGTTTCACCAGTATGGCTACCTGTGAGAGCAGCTTCTCCGACAAACCACCGTCAGAGAAAGCAGACACCGTCTCGCACTACTCTGTGGACAACGAAGGTTACTACACCTCCATGCACTTTGACTGCGGCTTGAAAGGTAGCCAAAGCTTCACTTATAATAACTATGCACCCTCAGGCACTGACTGTGGCCTGTCAGACTCAAGTGGTCACATGACACTGGGAAGACGCTGCCTCTCCTTAAAAAAACCAAAGGTGAAGCCATCGCCACCTAAGAGGAGCTCCTCCTTAAGGAAAATATGCAGTGAGGGAAACATCCCTATTAAGAAAGAACCAAAGATTACATGTGGGCAGCAACTTCATCTGTCTGCAAAGGAGAGGAAACTGCAGCTGGCTTTGTCTGGCTCTCTGGCTCACACTGAAAACTCCTCACTGGTCAGAGAAACCCGGGTAGGCTGGGGGGTTGAGGGCTCAGCTGATCTACCCGACTTAGTCTCCACAGATACACATTCATTTAAGGATGAGGGGGTTTTGCAGTCAGACTATGCAGATCTGTGGCTCCTGAATGATTTGAAATCCACAGATCCTTACCGATCGTTGTCAAACTCCAGCACAGCTACAGGTACGACGGTTATTGAATGCATCAAGTCACAGGATAGCTCTGAGTCGCAGACGTCCCAGTCTGGCTCCAGAGCTACCACCCCTTCACTTCCATCAGTCGAGGAAGATTTCAAGCTCATATCCCCAGAGAAGTTGGCAGGCCTGGCAAGCCCATCCAGTGGCTACTCCAGTCAATCAGAAACACCCACCTCCTCATTTCCCTCTACCTTTTTCCCTGGGCCACTGTCTCCATCAAGTGGTAAAAGGAAGCCCAAAGTCCCAGAGAGGAAGTCCTCTCTCTCATCACTTTCACTTCAGTCACTGTCCTCTAGGGATGGTGCAACCTCAAAGAGAGATCTGGAGCTGCCAATTATCCCTCCCTCTCATCTCGACTTAAGTGCCCTTCACAGCGTCAACAACAAGGCGACAGCTTACAAGACCCAGATGCAAATCcttcaccaaaacaaacaaaaagcagcagtgtCAGCCAAGCCTATAGTACCTCACAACCCAGAGGTATTCAACGCCTATTGCCTGTCCATTACGCCCACGGTGCTGAACTCAGTACACCTCCGATCGATCAGTAAGGAGCAGCATGAAAATCACACCACTTCCAAATTCCAATATCCCACTGTGAACTCACCTAGCAAACTTTCCACTAGTAAATCTTTAGAGCTTAAGAGTCCCGCACTGTACAACTCACACCACCATCATCTTCACCTATCCTCAAAGGAGTCAGGTGTGTTTACCTCAAATGAAGAGCTTACAAGTGGAAGGTCAGCATGTGAGACTGAGACAAGGAACGAGCCGGAGCAAGAGGCTCCTGCAAAGTGTGTGACAACAGTCAGGCTCCAGTCAGACTCATGTTTGAACCAGAAAGGTCCAGAAGTCCCCGAACAAACCAGAAGTCAAGAAAGAGAGACCTGTAGAGAGCTGCCAGAAACACCTGCCTGCCTCGGAGACTTCAGCTCACAGTCTGAGACTTTACAGCAACAGCactctgaagaagaagaagaggcgtatcctcctcctcctcctcctgtcctaCACAGTTCCCCCAATAGACCCAGCAGTCAGGATAAAGTGCCTGCTACTGACAGTCAGTTGGAGACGCTGCAAAGCAGTCCAATCAGCAATGAAGACAGCAAAGAAATGGATTCATTGGGCGAGTCATCCGAATGTATCTCACAGGAAAGCAAGGAGTCCATGCCAGACATGGAGGACTATTTTAGTAAAG ACTCCACTCTCAGTGACAGCACTCTGTCCTCAGTGCATGATGAGTCAAGGCCAGAGGATGACACCGTGTTTCTGTCCCCCACTAAGTCTCGCACCACTGAGGATTTATTCGCTATGATACACAG GTCTAAAAGGAAAGTGTTGGGGAGAAAAGACTCTGCCGAGTTGGGTGTGAGGAATCGCCTCGGTGGCGCTTCGGGGAACACGCCACCTAACAGCACTGCAAGCTCCCCTATCTCTGTGGCATCACCTTCCTCCGCTGTGACCCCacctggcctgcacagagtccccGGTCCCATCTACAGGAATGCAAAAAAGTCCAGCACCTCCAACGAGGAGTTCAAACTACTGCTGCTTAAGAAAGGAAGCCGCTCCGACACTAGTTACCGCATGTCAGCTACAGAGATCCTCAAGAGTCCCATCACCCCTAAATCACTTGGAGACACTCTAATGGAGTCACCCATACACCCCGACGACAACACCTTCCCTCAGCAGCAGCCCCAATCAGGACAAGACCACCTTTCCAGCCCCTACTTGAAAACCAACGCAGAGGGCTTTTCACCGAAATCCTTCCATACATCTGCGGCCTCAAGGCAGGGACGCTCCAGGATCCCACCACCTGCCAACAGCAGCCGCTACAGCATGCGCAGCAGGCTGTACTCAACGCCCATGCAGGCCATCTCTGAGGGTGAGACAGAGAACTCGGATGGGAGCCCTCATGACGACCACTCATCGCAGGGctccacataa
- the nhsa gene encoding Nance-Horan syndrome protein isoform X1: MPFAKRIVEPQLLCRYQVPNEEGLVFEDLVSISNVALSRTLRQLSDLAKHAYSIFQELENELTTTNQRVRGLQGRIGQLQQTCSELDPKQEAVPVSNLDVESKLTAHYQAPWHQQRNVFHPSTRPECVEELHRQAKTSLWALHRDHQRRRSGSRERRVTIAISPVPPMPMCPPPQRGTNLTTFESTSSSSPTECCHFSPWSRKAAPSDPDSDGVALGHRSKFPIPNIPSTLDKQTNWSKALPLPTPEERMKSNSQVITSCVIPINVTGVGFDRDASVRCSLVHSQSLLQRRRKLRRRRTVAGVPRQVQRDLDSDDSPGSRERTVIVHASADITPSMQEFASHLNTRDSGCQTEDFLISGAPSRRRIRLQRGQGVSLSLSHSAGNISSLPETSDAMFSASVGAHLRSRSLPRDTSRMLDNGHNDSDDEEDLSPFDTEGFLTGSRKLTLKDEEESTDDQAMSEHQLGSLKYKQLSQSPERSWMERTRSHLPRKADMGSCEISSSSDTFSSPMHSISAAAVLGGQIDHKEDHQSSSGNWSGSSSTCPSQTSETIPPAASPPLTGSSHCDSELSLNAATHTNDDQTGFLLDHYQGLRTQRAGSFSSTAMDILEEVGVSNPIEGEWSYPNPEPPGSQGFSPEPSREAESSLGCPSFTSMATCESSFSDKPPSEKADTVSHYSVDNEGYYTSMHFDCGLKGSQSFTYNNYAPSGTDCGLSDSSGHMTLGRRCLSLKKPKVKPSPPKRSSSLRKICSEGNIPIKKEPKITCGQQLHLSAKERKLQLALSGSLAHTENSSLVRETRVGWGVEGSADLPDLVSTDTHSFKDEGVLQSDYADLWLLNDLKSTDPYRSLSNSSTATGTTVIECIKSQDSSESQTSQSGSRATTPSLPSVEEDFKLISPEKLAGLASPSSGYSSQSETPTSSFPSTFFPGPLSPSSGKRKPKVPERKSSLSSLSLQSLSSRDGATSKRDLELPIIPPSHLDLSALHSVNNKATAYKTQMQILHQNKQKAAVSAKPIVPHNPEVFNAYCLSITPTVLNSVHLRSISKEQHENHTTSKFQYPTVNSPSKLSTSKSLELKSPALYNSHHHHLHLSSKESGVFTSNEELTSGRSACETETRNEPEQEAPAKCVTTVRLQSDSCLNQKGPEVPEQTRSQERETCRELPETPACLGDFSSQSETLQQQHSEEEEEAYPPPPPPVLHSSPNRPSSQDKVPATDSQLETLQSSPISNEDSKEMDSLGESSECISQESKESMPDMEDYFSKDSTLSDSTLSSVHDESRPEDDTVFLSPTKSRTTEDLFAMIHRSKRKVLGRKDSAELGVRNRLGGASGNTPPNSTASSPISVASPSSAVTPPGLHRVPGPIYRNAKKSSTSNEEFKLLLLKKGSRSDTSYRMSATEILKSPITPKSLGDTLMESPIHPDDNTFPQQQPQSGQDHLSSPYLKTNAEGFSPKSFHTSAASRQGRSRIPPPANSSRYSMRSRLYSTPMQAISEGETENSDGSPHDDHSSQGST; encoded by the exons CGGTATCTAACCTGGATGTGGAGAGTAAGCTGACAGCACACTACCAAGCTCCCTGGCATCAGCAGAGGAACGTTTTCCATCCCTCTACGCGGCCAGAATGTGTGGAAGAGCTCCACAGGCAAGCCAAAACCAGCCTGTGGGCCCTGCACCGAG ATCACCAGAGGAGACGATCGGGCAGCAGGGAGCGGAGAGTTACCATCGCAATCTCGCCGGTGCCCCCAATGCCGATGTGTCCCCCCCCTCAGAGGGGAACAAATTTAACAACG TTCGAATCCACCAGCTCCTCCTCCCCTACCGAATGTTGCCACTTCTCTCCCTGGAGCAGAAAG GctgcgccctctgaccccgacTCTGACGGGGTGGCTCTAGGTCACCGGTCTAAGTTTCCCATCCCTAACATCCCCTCCACCCTGGACAAGCAGACTAACTGGTCTAAAGCTCTGCCGCTGCCCACTCCAGAAGAGAGAATGAAAAGCAATTCCCAAGTCATCACCTCATGTGTCATCCCCATTAATGTGACCG GGGTTGGCTTTGACAGAGATGCTAGTGTGCGTTGCTCGCTCGTTCACTCGCAGTCTTTGCTTCAGAGGAGACGGAAGCTGAGGAGACGGAGGACTGTTGCCGGCGTTCCGAGACAGGTGCAGCGAGACTTAG attctgatgaCTCTCCTGGCTCCAGAGAGCGGACAGTGATAGTTCACGCCAGTGCAGATATCACCCCTTCCATGCAAGAGTTTGCCAGCCATCTCAACACCAGAGACTCGGGTTGTCAGACAGAAGACTTTTTGATCTCAGGAGCACCATCTCGAAGGAGGATCAGGCTCCAGAGAGGCCAGGGagtctccctctccctctcacaTTCTGCAGGAAACATCTCCTCCCTCCCTGAGACCTCGGACGCCATGTTCAGTGCCTCCGTTGGAGCACACCTGCGTTCTCGGAGTCTGCCCCGAGACACCAGCCGAATGTTGGACAACGGACATAACGACAGCGACGATGAGGAGGACCTTTCCCCCTTCGACACTGAGGGGTTTCTGACTGGCTCTAGGAAGTTGACTCTGAAGGATGAAGAGGAGAGTACTGATGACCAGGCCATGTCTGAACACCAGCTAGGAAGCCTTAAGTACAAGCAGCTGTCACAGAGTCCGGAGCGCAGCTGGATGGAACGGACCAGATCTCACCTGCCTAGAAAAGCTGACATGGGCAGCTGTGAGATCTCATCTAGCTCGGACACCTTCAGCAGCCCTATGCACTCCATCTCTGCTGCAGCAGTGCTGGGAGGCCAGATAGACCATAAGGAGGACCACCAGTCCTCCAGCGGGAACTGGAGCGGGAGCAGTTCCACATGCCCCTCCCAGACATCAGAAACAATCCCTCCTGCCGCATCTCCACCTCTGACCGGCTCCTCCCACTGTGACTCTGAGCTCTCTTTAAACGCTGCCACTCATACTAACGATGACCAGACAGGCTTCTTGCTGGACCACTATCAGGGCCTCAGGACCCAAAGAGCAGGCTCCTTCTCCTCCACAGCTATGGACATATTAGAAGAAGTTGGTGTCAGCAATCCCATCGAGGGGGAGTGGAGTTACCCCAATCCAGAGCCTCCGGGGTCACAGGGCTTCAGCCCCGAGCCAAGCAGAGAGGCTGAGAGCAGTCTGGGCTGCCCCAGTTTCACCAGTATGGCTACCTGTGAGAGCAGCTTCTCCGACAAACCACCGTCAGAGAAAGCAGACACCGTCTCGCACTACTCTGTGGACAACGAAGGTTACTACACCTCCATGCACTTTGACTGCGGCTTGAAAGGTAGCCAAAGCTTCACTTATAATAACTATGCACCCTCAGGCACTGACTGTGGCCTGTCAGACTCAAGTGGTCACATGACACTGGGAAGACGCTGCCTCTCCTTAAAAAAACCAAAGGTGAAGCCATCGCCACCTAAGAGGAGCTCCTCCTTAAGGAAAATATGCAGTGAGGGAAACATCCCTATTAAGAAAGAACCAAAGATTACATGTGGGCAGCAACTTCATCTGTCTGCAAAGGAGAGGAAACTGCAGCTGGCTTTGTCTGGCTCTCTGGCTCACACTGAAAACTCCTCACTGGTCAGAGAAACCCGGGTAGGCTGGGGGGTTGAGGGCTCAGCTGATCTACCCGACTTAGTCTCCACAGATACACATTCATTTAAGGATGAGGGGGTTTTGCAGTCAGACTATGCAGATCTGTGGCTCCTGAATGATTTGAAATCCACAGATCCTTACCGATCGTTGTCAAACTCCAGCACAGCTACAGGTACGACGGTTATTGAATGCATCAAGTCACAGGATAGCTCTGAGTCGCAGACGTCCCAGTCTGGCTCCAGAGCTACCACCCCTTCACTTCCATCAGTCGAGGAAGATTTCAAGCTCATATCCCCAGAGAAGTTGGCAGGCCTGGCAAGCCCATCCAGTGGCTACTCCAGTCAATCAGAAACACCCACCTCCTCATTTCCCTCTACCTTTTTCCCTGGGCCACTGTCTCCATCAAGTGGTAAAAGGAAGCCCAAAGTCCCAGAGAGGAAGTCCTCTCTCTCATCACTTTCACTTCAGTCACTGTCCTCTAGGGATGGTGCAACCTCAAAGAGAGATCTGGAGCTGCCAATTATCCCTCCCTCTCATCTCGACTTAAGTGCCCTTCACAGCGTCAACAACAAGGCGACAGCTTACAAGACCCAGATGCAAATCcttcaccaaaacaaacaaaaagcagcagtgtCAGCCAAGCCTATAGTACCTCACAACCCAGAGGTATTCAACGCCTATTGCCTGTCCATTACGCCCACGGTGCTGAACTCAGTACACCTCCGATCGATCAGTAAGGAGCAGCATGAAAATCACACCACTTCCAAATTCCAATATCCCACTGTGAACTCACCTAGCAAACTTTCCACTAGTAAATCTTTAGAGCTTAAGAGTCCCGCACTGTACAACTCACACCACCATCATCTTCACCTATCCTCAAAGGAGTCAGGTGTGTTTACCTCAAATGAAGAGCTTACAAGTGGAAGGTCAGCATGTGAGACTGAGACAAGGAACGAGCCGGAGCAAGAGGCTCCTGCAAAGTGTGTGACAACAGTCAGGCTCCAGTCAGACTCATGTTTGAACCAGAAAGGTCCAGAAGTCCCCGAACAAACCAGAAGTCAAGAAAGAGAGACCTGTAGAGAGCTGCCAGAAACACCTGCCTGCCTCGGAGACTTCAGCTCACAGTCTGAGACTTTACAGCAACAGCactctgaagaagaagaagaggcgtatcctcctcctcctcctcctgtcctaCACAGTTCCCCCAATAGACCCAGCAGTCAGGATAAAGTGCCTGCTACTGACAGTCAGTTGGAGACGCTGCAAAGCAGTCCAATCAGCAATGAAGACAGCAAAGAAATGGATTCATTGGGCGAGTCATCCGAATGTATCTCACAGGAAAGCAAGGAGTCCATGCCAGACATGGAGGACTATTTTAGTAAAG ACTCCACTCTCAGTGACAGCACTCTGTCCTCAGTGCATGATGAGTCAAGGCCAGAGGATGACACCGTGTTTCTGTCCCCCACTAAGTCTCGCACCACTGAGGATTTATTCGCTATGATACACAG GTCTAAAAGGAAAGTGTTGGGGAGAAAAGACTCTGCCGAGTTGGGTGTGAGGAATCGCCTCGGTGGCGCTTCGGGGAACACGCCACCTAACAGCACTGCAAGCTCCCCTATCTCTGTGGCATCACCTTCCTCCGCTGTGACCCCacctggcctgcacagagtccccGGTCCCATCTACAGGAATGCAAAAAAGTCCAGCACCTCCAACGAGGAGTTCAAACTACTGCTGCTTAAGAAAGGAAGCCGCTCCGACACTAGTTACCGCATGTCAGCTACAGAGATCCTCAAGAGTCCCATCACCCCTAAATCACTTGGAGACACTCTAATGGAGTCACCCATACACCCCGACGACAACACCTTCCCTCAGCAGCAGCCCCAATCAGGACAAGACCACCTTTCCAGCCCCTACTTGAAAACCAACGCAGAGGGCTTTTCACCGAAATCCTTCCATACATCTGCGGCCTCAAGGCAGGGACGCTCCAGGATCCCACCACCTGCCAACAGCAGCCGCTACAGCATGCGCAGCAGGCTGTACTCAACGCCCATGCAGGCCATCTCTGAGGGTGAGACAGAGAACTCGGATGGGAGCCCTCATGACGACCACTCATCGCAGGGctccacataa